One Silene latifolia isolate original U9 population chromosome 4, ASM4854445v1, whole genome shotgun sequence DNA segment encodes these proteins:
- the LOC141651467 gene encoding secreted RxLR effector protein 161-like, translating to MTSRYQAKPGESHWVAVKNILKYMRRTKDLFLVFGRDTELSVKGYTESSFQTDRDDLKSQAGFVFMINGGAVSWRSLKEPVAADSTTEAEYITSSEVAK from the coding sequence atgacaagtagatatcaagccaAACCAGGTGAAAGTCACTGGGTAGCtgtcaagaatatccttaagtacatgagaaggactaaggatttatTCTTGGTGTTTGGACGTGATACCGAGCTAAGTGTGAAGGGTTACACCGAATCGAGTTTCCAAACTGACAGGGATGATTTGAAGTCCCAGGCTGGCTTTGTTTTTATGATCAACGGTGGTGCCGTTAGTTGGAGAAGTTTGAAAGAACCAGTCGcagcggattctacaacggaggctgagtacattacATCATCTGAAGTTGCCAAgtaa